The following proteins come from a genomic window of Mus musculus strain 129S1/SvImJ chromosome 16 genomic scaffold, GRCm38.p6 alternate locus group 129S1/SvImJ 129S1/SVIMJ_MMCHR16_CTG1:
- the Gm52241 gene encoding uncharacterized protein Gm52241, translated as MCSPQILQVGPRPSSPQSPPGPGPTSGTSYPPSLAPPSLSTFPQSRNFCGCRGLRPPRAQLLAASARRGTAVALGSDRRPGSISGSVSHALRPPRPAPLQPVSGAALTLTSGGRPLHLRGRAGRVGHWKRLRGGRPSARGRVRIQAPLLRPGPGPAAGRGSGAPLYRAGLGSRAAGAQGEGGGADWRGARSAGQERMNVLWDHVV; from the exons ATGTGTTCACCCCAGATTCTCCAG GTGGGACCCCGCCCTTCCAGCCCTCAGTCTCCACCCGGCCCTGGTCCAACATCTGGAACCTCGTACCCTCCATCCCTGGCCCCGCCGTCGCTGTCAACTTTCCCGCAAAGCCGCAACTTTTGCGGCTGCCGCGGGCTCCGCCCTCCCAGGGCCCAGTTGCTAGCGGCCAGCGCGCGGCGTGGCACTGCGGTGGCCCTCGGGAGCGACCGGCGACCCGGCTCCATCTCTGGCAGCGTGAGCCATGCCCTGCgtcccccccgccccgccccgctgcAGCCTGTCTCCGGAGCGGCGCTGACACTCACCTCCGGAGGACGCCCTCTTCATCTTCGGGGTCGAGCGGGGCGCGTCGGGCACTGGAAGCGGCTTCGGGGCGGGCGCCCGTCTGCGCGCGGCCGGGTCCGCATCCAGGCGCCGCTGCTCCGGCCCGGTCCCGGCCCGGCCGCGGGACGAGGCTCCGGCGCTCCGCTCTACCGGGCCGGGCTGGGCTCGCGGGCTGCGGGCGCACAGGGTGAGGGCGGCGGCGCGGACTGGCGGGGCGCTCGCAGCGCGGGCCAGGAGAGGATGAATGTTTTATGGGATCATGTGGTTTGA